The following are encoded in a window of Rissa tridactyla isolate bRisTri1 chromosome 3, bRisTri1.patW.cur.20221130, whole genome shotgun sequence genomic DNA:
- the GJA1 gene encoding gap junction alpha-1 protein, with protein MGDWSALGKLLDKVQAYSTAGGKVWLSVLFIFRILLLGTAVESAWGDEQSAFRCNTQQPGCENVCYDKSFPISHVRFWVLQIIFVSVPTLLYLAHVFYVMRKEEKLNKREEELKVVQNDGVNVDMHLKQIEIKKFKYGIEEHGKVKMRGGLLRTYIISILFKSVFEVAFLLIQWYIYGFSLNAIYTCERDPCPHRVDCFLSRPTEKTIFILFMLVVSLVSLALNIIELFYVFFKGVKDRVKGKTDPYSHSGAMSPSKDCGSPKYAYYNGCSSPTAPLSPMSPPGYKLVTGDRNNSSCRNYNKQASEQNWANYSAEQNRMGQAGSTISNSHAQPFDFSDEHQNTKKLASGHELQPLTIVDQRPPSRASSRASSRPRPDDLEI; from the coding sequence ATGGGTGATTGGAGTGCCTTAGGAAAACTTCTTGACAAGGTTCAAGCCTATTCCACTGCCGGAGGGAAAGTGTGGCTGTCTGTCCTCTTTATTTTCCGAATCTTGCTACTGGGGACAGCAGTTGAATCTGCTTGGGGAGATGAACAGTCTGCTTTCCGGTGCAACACTCAACAGCCTGGTTGCGAGAACGTCTGCTATgacaagtccttccccatctcccatgTGCGCTTCTGGGTTCTGCAGATCATATTTGTGTCCGTACCTACCCTTTTGTACCTGGCGCACGTGTTCTATGTaatgaggaaagaagagaagCTGAACAAAAGAGAAGAAGAGCTCAAGGTGGTCCAAAATGATGGTGTGAATGTGGATATGCACCTCAAGCAAATAGAAATTAAGAAATTCAAGTATGGGATTGAAGAGCATGGCAAAGTGAAGATGCGTGGGGGACTGCTCCGTACTTACATCATCAGCATCCTGTTTAAATCTGTCTTCGAGGTGGCTTTCTTGCTGATACAGTGGTACATTTATGGGTTTAGCCTGAATGCCATCTACACCTGTGAGCGAGATCCATGCCCACACAGAGTGGACTGTTTCCTCTCCCGTCCAACTGAGAAAACCATCTTCATCCTCTTCATGCTGGTCGTGTCCTTGGTGTCTCTTGCCTTGAACATCATCGAGCTTTTCTACGTGTTCTTCAAGGGTGTCAAGGATCGCGTGAAAGGGAAAACCGACCCCTACTCCCACAGCGGTGCCATGAGCCCTTCCAAGGACTGCGGCTCCCCCAAATATGCTTATTACAATGGCTGCTCCTCACCGACTGCCCCCTTGTCTCCCATGTCTCCCCCGGGGTACAAGCTCGTTACCGGAGACAGGAACAATTCCTCCTGTCGTAACTACAATAAGCAAGCCAGCGAGCAAAACTGGGCCAACTACAGCGCGGAGCAGAACAGAATGGGGCAAGCTGGCAGCACCATCTCCAACTCGCACGCCCAGCCCTTCGACTTCTCCGATGAGCACCAGAACACTAAAAAACTGGCGTCGGGACACGAGTTGCAACCGCTCACCATTGTGGACCAGAGGccccccagcagagccagcagccgAGCCAGCAGCAGGCCTCGACCTGACGACCTGGAGATCTAA